The window GCGCCGCAGCTTTTTACCTTGCTCGCCCCCGGCGTGATCCTGACGTATCACGCGATGACAAGCCCGCAGTTGGGCTGGCTCTTGGACTGACAAGCGCAAAGAGACGCTCTCCGGAGAGCGTCCCACATCAGCGGCGCTCACAATCAAGTTGTTGAAAATAAACAGCAAAACCCCTGATACAAAACGCGCCGAATATTCACCTCCCCCTTATTCGGCACACTTTTCGCATTGTAAAATCCGGTACAGGCCCGTTCTGGAGATGCCGAGCGCGCTCGCTGCTGCCTTTTTATTGCCGTCGCTTGCCGCCAGTGCCTCCTGGACCTGTTCAATTGTCGGCTTAGGCGCCTTCAGTCGCCTCTGGACAGAAAAGCTAGACAGGTAAGCACCGGCCTTTTGCTCTTTGCTATGGCCGGCCGCCTCAACCACGGCTTGCATCGCTTCGCGGTGGAGCGCCGGGTCGGCCCTCTGATCGCTGCCTTTGATCGGCGCAGGAACGCCGGTGTACTTTTCAAACATTTGCTGCAAGAACTGATGCCTCAGGCCGTGGCACGTAACGCCCAAGCCAGACTTCGTCACACCATGGCGTTTGAGAACCGTATAGAAGTGGTCCTTCCACTGAGTCTTGGTATAGCCGTCGGGGATAGTCGAGCCCGTAGAGCGGTTTGTGTGTTGAGCAGCCTCAAGTAGGACATCCATCTTGAACTCCATGGGCACCACACGAACGCGACCGCCCTTTGTGCCGTGGACCACGCTGAGCTTTCCGTCTTTACGGACTGCATCTTTAGGCCTCAACAGAAGACTCTCTTCGACCCGTAGACCGAAGGCCGCCTGCAGCTTCATTTGCACCGCGACCACGGGCTCCGTCTTCGCGATTTCCTCAATGATAGCTACCGCGTCGATCCCCCTGCCTTCCCATGACTTGTCCTCAGTCGCCACAGATGTGCGCCGAAAGTCGTGGGCGGCTGGATCGATGTACTCCGACATCTTTTTGACCAAGTTCCGCTTATTGATCCAGTTCGAGAACGCGCGGAAGTACGTCAACTTGTTCTCGATGGTCCCGGGACTCTGGCCGTCCTTGTGCCATAGGGCCACCAGCCCTTCGATGTGCTTTTCCTTGAGCGCATACGGTGTTTGTATCGCATAGCCGATCTGGCGCAGCTCAACAAAAGAACGGCAAAGCTTTTGCAGTCGGGGTTCCTGTGTCCCGACCGATATCGGCTTATTGCTAACACGGGTACGGCTGTGAACACGATTGACGTTCGGAGTGAAAATTTTCTCCAGGGCATCCCGGAACGCGGGGGGAAGCTCGGGATAGCCCGCAATGATGCCTTTCACATAGACGGTTACTGTCATTCGGATGCGCCTTCCTCGTTTGTTGATTGCCGCGTCTCGGCCACCGAGTACATTGCTCGGCCCCTCTCAAATGCCATTTCTAACTGGCACGACCGCGGAAACCCATTCGGGACTCCGCCACCCGCGCACGTGCCAGAAATCCATCCAGCTATCGCCGCATGCCGGAGTGCTCTTCGCCTGGATCGCGTATCGTCGAAACCGTAGGTAATCGACAGCCGCCATAGAGACCACGCAACTTCAGCCTCGAAGGCGTGATCTACCAGCGTGAAAATCCGACGTCGTTGGCTTTGCTTCGGGGCAGTTGAGAAGCGCTGTGGCTGTGCTCCATTCGCATCGCCTTCGTCTTTGTAGTGCCCCAGTGCTACGGTGGCGAAGTTCGATACCTGTTCTGCCCTAGGCGTCCACGCACACAGTAATCGCGTCAGTGCATCAGCGCCTGACGTGCGGATCAACTCAGGGCACATCAGCGCTCGCATTGGCGCGGTACCGGTTCAGCTCATACGACGCCATGGCCATGTAATTCGAGACGAGTTCTGCTCCTGAAACGTCATTTCTTAGCGGCTCTAGGAAGCGCGGCCTCCTTTATGAGACGAGTCAGTAACCGTGCTCATCTACGCGCGGTGCCTCCTGTGCAACCGCGCCGCATACCTCGGGAGCCTATCCCCAAGTCTTGCCGCACAGCTGCTGCGTATCCCCGCCGGGTCCTGCCTTCCTGTCCTTTAGCGATTCCATTCGATAGCCCCGCACGTGGAAGAAACGTGCATCGACCTCCGTACTGCTGCGTGCTGCCAGTCGTCACGCTTCGCGTGTTGACTGCCGCTGATTTGCTGCCGGAGTACTTCCAACGCGCGCCCGCTTCGCGGAATCTCTCGTCGTTGTGTATCTCCTGCTGCTCCCTGCAGTCGAACCGCGTACAGCTAACTGTGCGGTTCGGCTATGCCGCTGCCACGGCTACCGCGCCGGCCCTAGACGCGCTGTTGCGCGCCGGTGTGCCCCGCCTTTGCGGCGGCACGACCTCGGCCAAGTGCTCGGTAATCTTTTTGCGCTGCTTTTTTCCGGGTGCGCCGCCCGTTCGTCTTCCGTACAGGGAGCAGCTTGCCGCTGGTCCCCCATCCCAAAGCGCGTTCACTCGGTCGCGGTGTGTCGGACCTCATGCAACGTACCCAGCGTCGTGTGCTGTAAGGATGCGTCCATCCTCCTTGAGCTGGAAAAAGAGCAGCCACGGACAAGTGTCCGCGCGCTCCCAATCCGTCTCATCTCGGACACTCGGGCAAAACCGCCCGCAAACCCAATGGATATCGCGTGTCCAGCGTCCTCACTTTGGGTCGCTTTGAACTTGATTAGATTAAGAAAAAGGCCGCTTCATTTTGCGGCCGTGACAGAGGGGGTTTTCGCTAGGCAAAGCGGTCCCCTCGATGGTCCTTTTCAGGAGGGTCGATGCGCATGCGCGCGGTTGGTGATTAGAAGAATACCGGCACCGTGACCATGTAAAGAGTTAAAAGCTGCCTAAATGTTGCGAGCTTTTGCTTCCTTGACATTGCGCGCCGATCTGTAGAGTTGGACAGGCGTAACGGGGACTCTTCCACCCGATTTCGTCTTGATAAGTGACAGATTGAGGCGCTTCAGATCGTCGATTCGCCTTCTCACCGTTCATGGAGAGATAACTGACAGTTATCCGGACGTTTCGACAAAAGGAATCTGCGCGTACGTCTATCTACCACTTTTCTGTCAGGTAACTGGAAGATGGGTTGAACCTATCGAATTGCTCTGGAGAGAGAATGAACACCATGAAAGTACATGCACCCGTCCTTGCTGTTGACGTCGGATATGGCAACACTAAGATCGCCTTCCGCAACGGCTCCGACGTGTCGACCTTTATGTTTCCGTCGCTGACCCCGCCGTACAAGGCGCACACGATCGCCAAAGAGAGCGCGGGTTTGATCACGACGCCCAAGACTGTCGCGGTGGACGTCGAGGGAAAGCGCTATCAGGTCGGTCCCGGCGTGCTGTTGAGCTCGCGTAACGGCGACGCGGGAGCGACACTTAACGACGACTATTGCACGACTGCAAGCTATGCCGCGCTGCTCGCCGGCGCGTTTCACTTCGCGAACATCGCATCGGTCGACCGCCTAGTTCTCGGCCTACCGATGAGGAACTTCCACACCCACGTTGCTCATTTGCGCAGTGCATTCGCCGGTAAGAATGCATACGGCGATGTTGAGTTCGATGTCGGCAGCGTCATCGTGCTTCCGCAGCCTCTCGGCGCACTGGTCAACTTCTCGCGCTACCACGAGTTCGACAAGGAGGACCCGCACCTCATCATTGACGTCGGCTACTTCACAACTGATTGGGTGGTGGCAACCGGGTTGACTATCGACGAAGAGCGCAGCGGAGGTCACCACAGCGGCGCGTCTCACTATTACGAAGCCATCGCCGCTGTCATTAAGGAGAAACTGCATATCGACACGCAGGGAATTGAGCGGATCGATAAGGCGCTGCGCACGGGATCGACTCTCCTGCTTAACGGGAACGACTATGACCTGCAGGAGTTTCTGCCAGCGGCGCAGACGGTTATCGACGCAGCGGTTAAAGCTATCCAAGCGGGCGTGAAGAACACAGTCGATATTCGCTCCATCGTCCTCACTGGTGGCGGTGCGGCTCTCTACAGGTCCGAGATTCAAGCGCGGTTTCCCCATTTGAGGATCGACCATATGGCAGAACCATGCTTCACGAATGTCAGGGGGTTCCTCGCCGCTGGTGAGGCAACGCTGCTGCGCGACAAGAAGCACAAGGAAGCGGTGCCCGCATGACAGGCGCTTTGGAGATCAAGGTAACAATCAGCGAGATCGCGACGCCAACGTTGTTTGATGCTCTAGTTGCGGTCTCCAATCCGAGGCAACGCGCAGCGCTGCTCAAGCGCTTAGCAGAAGATGCTTTGCGGGGCAGTGTCCAGGTTCCGCGTGCAGGAGTGACTAGCACGCCAAGGTCGGCCAACGCATCCGCAACGACGAAAGCTGCAGGGGGTCCTGCGCCCAGCGAGGCAACTCCCGTCGCTGCTAAGCAAATCGCGCCAGTGCAGGATGATCAGCCAGATTTCGACTACGCGTTCCTGGCCGAAAACTTGAACGTAGGGTGAGCCTGAGCTAGATCGAGGAGGCACATGCCGCTTCGCAGATCGGCGTTTAGCGCCAACAGAAGCGCAGCGGCGTGGGCTTTCGTCGACGGCTAGACTTCGCCTAGTTGTTGGCAGAATAGGGACATATAGTGCAATCTGCAAACGCAACGGAGGGATAATGAGCTTCATCGAAAACTTGGCACAGCTTGACTGGACTCGCGGCGTTCGCATGTGGATTTTCGTGGCCGCCGCGCTGGCTGCTTGGGAGGCGGCTTATTTGTTTCATCGCGCTCTGTTCCGCCAAGCCAACGGAGCCGATGATGTACGCTAAATTCATGGCACTAGAGAACGACAATTATCTTGGCCGGTCCTTTGACAGTTACCTTGGCCGGTGGTGAGGAGTCGAAGGCGGCGTAGCCGCCGGAGACGACGAACTACCGGCGGCGCCGGAGTAACGGGGTTTTACGATGGCTGATCGCGTCGAACAAGAAGCGAACAGCCATGCCTGGAACCTACGTGACGGACCAGCAGGTCCGACTCTATATGAGTAAGCGCAAACATCACACTCAGGAAGTCGCCGCGGCGATGGCGGGCATGAGCGTTCGCACGGCCCGGCGCATCGAGCATGAGGGCCGTCTGCCGTCGCAGAAGCCATCACGCGCGTGGCGTACACGTCACGATCCGTTCGCGGAAGTTTGGGAGAGCGAGGTCGTGCCATTGCTGCGCCACGCGCCCCGGCTCAAGGCCATCACGTTGCTGTGCAAGCTGCAGGAGGCGCATCCGGGCCTCTTCCCTGACAGCATGCGGCGTACGCTCGAGCGGCGCGTCAGCCAATGGCGCGCACTCGAGGGCCCTGGCAAGGAG is drawn from Caballeronia sp. NK8 and contains these coding sequences:
- a CDS encoding PRTRC system protein D, whose amino-acid sequence is MNTMKVHAPVLAVDVGYGNTKIAFRNGSDVSTFMFPSLTPPYKAHTIAKESAGLITTPKTVAVDVEGKRYQVGPGVLLSSRNGDAGATLNDDYCTTASYAALLAGAFHFANIASVDRLVLGLPMRNFHTHVAHLRSAFAGKNAYGDVEFDVGSVIVLPQPLGALVNFSRYHEFDKEDPHLIIDVGYFTTDWVVATGLTIDEERSGGHHSGASHYYEAIAAVIKEKLHIDTQGIERIDKALRTGSTLLLNGNDYDLQEFLPAAQTVIDAAVKAIQAGVKNTVDIRSIVLTGGGAALYRSEIQARFPHLRIDHMAEPCFTNVRGFLAAGEATLLRDKKHKEAVPA
- a CDS encoding integrase domain-containing protein, with the protein product MTVTVYVKGIIAGYPELPPAFRDALEKIFTPNVNRVHSRTRVSNKPISVGTQEPRLQKLCRSFVELRQIGYAIQTPYALKEKHIEGLVALWHKDGQSPGTIENKLTYFRAFSNWINKRNLVKKMSEYIDPAAHDFRRTSVATEDKSWEGRGIDAVAIIEEIAKTEPVVAVQMKLQAAFGLRVEESLLLRPKDAVRKDGKLSVVHGTKGGRVRVVPMEFKMDVLLEAAQHTNRSTGSTIPDGYTKTQWKDHFYTVLKRHGVTKSGLGVTCHGLRHQFLQQMFEKYTGVPAPIKGSDQRADPALHREAMQAVVEAAGHSKEQKAGAYLSSFSVQRRLKAPKPTIEQVQEALAASDGNKKAAASALGISRTGLYRILQCEKCAE